A single window of Pyxicephalus adspersus chromosome 10, UCB_Pads_2.0, whole genome shotgun sequence DNA harbors:
- the UBTD1 gene encoding ubiquitin domain-containing protein 1 isoform X2, translating into MTDGQLRSKRDEFWDTAPAFEGRKEIWDALKAAAYAVEANDHELAQAIVDGASITLPHGSLTECYDELGTRYQLPVYCLAPPVNLIMEKSEEDGADAPDPAPNTRKEFQLKVRLSTGKDVKLNASMSDTIGQMKKQLHSVEGIEPCWQRWFFSGKLLTDRIKLQETKIQKDFVIQVIVNQPADIQN; encoded by the exons ATGACGGATGGCCAGCTCCGCAGCAAAAGGGATGAATTTTGGGACACTGCACCAGCATTTGAGGGACGCAAGGAGATCTGGGATGCACTGAAAGCAGCGGCCTATGCAGTGGAAGCCAATGACCACGAACTGGCTCAGGCTATTGTGGATGGGGCCAGTATTACATTACCTCACG GTTCTCTAACAGAATGCTATGATGAACTTGGAACCCGGTACCAGCTCCCGGTATACTGCCTGGCTCCACCAGTTAACCTGATCATGGAAAAAAGTGAAGAAGATGGAGCCGATGCACCAGACCCAGCCCCAAACACCCGAAAGGAGTTCCAGCTAAAAGTCCGCCTTTCCACTGGAAAGGACGTTAAACTCAATGCCAGCATGTCAGACACTATTGGCCAAATGAAGAAGCAGCTACATTCCGTGGAGGGCATTGAACCTTGTTGGCAAAGATGGTTCTTTTCTGGCAAACTTCTTACAGATAGAATTAAATTACAGGAGACTAAAATTCAGAAGGACTTTGTCATTCAAGTTATTGTTAACCAACCGGCAGATATCCAAAACTGA